The following are encoded together in the Bradymonas sediminis genome:
- a CDS encoding helix-turn-helix domain-containing protein has product MIRNESEYQEACARLEAERERLEEHRERLSKMGLSADELKHALDPLRSFHLQLEEEVQGYERLQRGDLGELFNLHGLGRMLVALRVARGLTQRALASRLGVHESQVSRDERNEYHGITVERASRVLDAMGVELKSLFERPVLPHTNESERANA; this is encoded by the coding sequence ATGATTCGCAACGAGTCGGAATACCAGGAGGCCTGTGCACGCCTCGAAGCTGAACGCGAGCGCCTCGAAGAGCATCGTGAGCGGCTGTCCAAGATGGGCCTATCCGCGGATGAGCTAAAGCATGCGCTCGATCCGCTGCGCTCGTTCCACCTACAGCTCGAAGAGGAGGTCCAGGGCTACGAGCGACTGCAGCGCGGCGACCTCGGCGAACTCTTCAATTTGCATGGATTGGGACGGATGCTCGTGGCGCTGCGCGTCGCGCGTGGCTTGACTCAGCGGGCGCTTGCGTCGCGCCTCGGTGTGCACGAGTCCCAGGTATCGCGTGACGAGCGCAACGAATACCACGGCATCACGGTCGAGCGGGCGAGTCGGGTGCTCGACGCGATGGGCGTCGAATTAAAGAGTCTCTTTGAGCGGCCGGTTTTGCCCCACACAAATGAGTCGGAGAGAGCCAACGCCTGA
- a CDS encoding DUF6932 family protein — protein MLPTFNEYGMLPAGDYELTLDELRSSLLVVGPSPSPPNWDKEWRLSLVDNLEVMVRQLWAVGVTEIFVDGSFAEDKDHPNDIDGYFECDMDALISGTLERELNRIDHYKVWTWDPKARQPDRGSFKAQLPMWHRYRVELYPHFGQLCGIQDKYGNDLEFPSAFRMSRRDGRPRGIIKIGETP, from the coding sequence ATGCTGCCGACGTTCAACGAATATGGGATGCTCCCCGCAGGTGACTACGAACTCACGCTCGATGAGCTCCGCAGCAGCTTGCTTGTTGTGGGTCCCAGTCCAAGCCCGCCCAATTGGGATAAAGAGTGGCGATTAAGCCTCGTGGATAATCTTGAAGTTATGGTCCGCCAGCTTTGGGCGGTCGGCGTGACCGAAATCTTCGTCGACGGGTCCTTTGCCGAAGACAAAGACCACCCGAACGACATCGATGGATATTTCGAGTGCGATATGGATGCGCTTATTAGCGGGACGCTCGAACGGGAGCTCAACCGTATCGATCATTATAAGGTGTGGACTTGGGATCCGAAGGCGCGACAACCCGACCGAGGTTCCTTTAAGGCGCAGCTTCCAATGTGGCACCGATATCGGGTGGAACTCTACCCTCACTTCGGTCAGCTCTGTGGAATCCAAGATAAATACGGAAATGACCTCGAATTCCCCTCTGCATTCCGTATGTCACGGCGTGATGGACGCCCCAGAGGAATCATCAAGATCGGAGAAACCCCATGA
- a CDS encoding DUF2752 domain-containing protein, producing the protein MKITIQNRAPGQVPWGALAMLPLFAMPIGGWLVEQGWADFGTCAAKVSLGVPCVTCGSTRATLHLLHGELGAAVAMQPLTILVYFALAIVGLPSLVLFIANKYPHIEYTRREALAFKAALIVLPILTWVYLLKAGI; encoded by the coding sequence ATGAAGATAACGATCCAAAATCGCGCCCCCGGCCAGGTCCCCTGGGGGGCCCTGGCCATGCTCCCGCTCTTCGCCATGCCCATCGGGGGGTGGCTGGTCGAGCAGGGGTGGGCGGATTTCGGAACGTGCGCGGCCAAGGTCAGCCTCGGCGTCCCCTGCGTAACCTGCGGCTCGACCCGCGCGACCCTGCACCTGCTGCACGGCGAGCTCGGCGCGGCGGTCGCGATGCAGCCGCTGACCATCCTGGTTTATTTCGCCCTCGCCATCGTCGGTCTTCCCAGCCTCGTCCTTTTTATCGCGAATAAATATCCCCATATTGAATATACCCGCCGCGAAGCACTCGCGTTCAAGGCGGCGCTGATCGTGCTGCCCATCCTGACCTGGGTGTATTTGCTCAAGGCCGGCATCTGA
- the cysS gene encoding cysteine--tRNA ligase, with the protein MASDSIKLRPFSIQDTLSGEKRVVEPLVPGKISLYVCGVTVYDLTHIGHARVFVVFDVVQRFIRSLGYDLKYVRNHTDVDDKIIARAAEVGQDPLELSAHFIAELTRDMNALGIAPADVEPTVSTHIPQIIAMVDSLIKQGYAYESDGDVYYRVREFADYGKLSRRRLDDMEAGRSGRVDSEDESAQRKEYPFDFALWKKAKDGETSWESPWGAGRPGWHIECSAMSTHHLGSTIDIHGGGRDLVFPHHENEIAQAEACTHAEFSRNWMHVGMVNVAEVDESGAAIERKMSKSLGNFWTTRDALSGFHAEGIRYFFHATHYRKPITYSMDALNDATDRVEYFYTTLERIDAVLARVDASRASAPAEANFVEGTADTLNSYLDRFEESLADDFNTPKAIAVLGEVAKVGNELTQSAKKPDADRAWTLFKVAEAMQKCGAVLGILQRTPADVLREIRDLRAAALNIDVAEVDRMIVEREEARAAKDWARADALRDKLAALNVEVMDSAQGSTWRFQ; encoded by the coding sequence ATGGCCTCTGACTCCATAAAACTACGTCCTTTTAGCATCCAAGATACGCTCAGCGGCGAGAAACGCGTGGTGGAACCGCTGGTTCCCGGCAAGATCAGCCTCTATGTGTGCGGCGTCACGGTCTATGACCTCACCCATATCGGGCACGCGCGCGTCTTCGTGGTCTTCGACGTCGTGCAGCGCTTTATTCGCTCGCTGGGCTACGACCTCAAATATGTGCGAAACCACACCGACGTCGATGATAAGATCATCGCGCGCGCGGCCGAGGTGGGCCAAGACCCGCTGGAGCTGTCGGCGCATTTTATCGCCGAGCTGACCCGCGATATGAACGCCCTGGGCATCGCGCCGGCCGACGTCGAGCCGACGGTGTCCACGCATATCCCGCAGATCATCGCCATGGTCGACTCGCTGATCAAGCAGGGCTACGCCTATGAGTCCGACGGCGATGTTTATTATCGGGTCCGCGAATTCGCCGACTATGGCAAGCTGTCGCGGCGCAGGCTCGACGATATGGAGGCGGGGCGCTCGGGGCGCGTGGACTCGGAAGACGAATCGGCCCAGCGCAAAGAATACCCCTTTGACTTCGCCCTGTGGAAGAAGGCCAAAGACGGCGAGACGAGCTGGGAGTCGCCGTGGGGCGCGGGGCGCCCGGGCTGGCATATCGAATGCTCGGCGATGAGCACCCATCACCTGGGCTCGACCATCGATATCCACGGCGGCGGGCGCGACCTGGTCTTCCCGCACCACGAGAACGAGATCGCCCAGGCCGAGGCCTGCACCCACGCCGAGTTCTCGCGAAATTGGATGCACGTCGGCATGGTCAACGTGGCCGAGGTCGACGAGAGCGGCGCGGCGATCGAACGTAAGATGTCGAAATCACTGGGGAATTTCTGGACAACCCGCGACGCCCTGAGCGGCTTCCACGCCGAGGGCATCCGCTATTTCTTCCACGCCACGCATTATCGCAAGCCCATCACCTACTCGATGGACGCGCTCAACGACGCGACCGACCGGGTCGAGTATTTCTACACCACGCTCGAGCGCATCGACGCGGTGCTCGCCCGGGTCGACGCGTCGCGCGCCAGCGCCCCGGCCGAGGCGAACTTCGTCGAGGGAACCGCCGACACGCTCAATAGCTACCTGGACCGCTTTGAAGAGTCGCTCGCCGATGACTTCAACACGCCCAAGGCCATCGCGGTGCTCGGCGAGGTCGCCAAGGTCGGCAATGAGCTGACGCAATCGGCCAAGAAGCCCGACGCCGACCGGGCGTGGACGCTGTTTAAGGTCGCCGAGGCGATGCAGAAATGCGGCGCGGTGCTCGGCATTTTGCAGCGCACCCCGGCCGACGTGCTTCGCGAGATCCGCGACCTTCGCGCCGCCGCCCTCAACATCGACGTGGCCGAAGTCGACCGCATGATCGTGGAGCGCGAAGAAGCGCGCGCGGCCAAGGACTGGGCGCGCGCCGACGCGCTGCGCGACAAATTGGCCGCGCTCAACGTCGAGGTCATGGACAGCGCGCAGGGCTCCACCTGGCGTTTTCAGTAA
- a CDS encoding rhodanese-related sulfurtransferase, giving the protein MSSENPLAVRNIGFYKFVAVAEPEAFRQRLEDLCNAHALKGTIIVATEGINAMLAGAPAACDAFVAALDTLHDLADLSGLEIKTSDSEESPFKKMKVKIKPEIVTMRVGELDPSAPNAPHLAPETFRDWLRSGESMVVIDTRNDYEYELGTFRGALNPNTRSFHEFPDYLRAHQEELNAQKVVMFCTGGIRCEKATRWMLQNDFDEVYQLDGGVLNYFARVDDADKDWEGDLFIFDERVALDTKLNETPATLCRECGSPIARDQQACVCEAASTQAG; this is encoded by the coding sequence ATGAGCTCCGAGAACCCCTTAGCCGTTCGAAATATCGGATTTTATAAATTCGTCGCCGTCGCCGAACCCGAAGCCTTTCGCCAGCGCCTCGAGGATTTGTGCAACGCGCACGCGCTCAAGGGCACGATTATCGTGGCCACCGAGGGCATCAACGCGATGTTGGCGGGCGCCCCGGCCGCCTGCGACGCTTTCGTCGCCGCGCTCGACACCCTGCACGACCTGGCGGACTTAAGCGGGCTTGAGATCAAGACCTCGGACTCGGAGGAGTCGCCTTTTAAAAAGATGAAGGTCAAGATCAAGCCCGAGATCGTCACCATGCGCGTCGGCGAGCTCGACCCCAGCGCCCCCAACGCCCCGCACCTGGCCCCGGAGACCTTCCGCGACTGGTTGCGCAGCGGCGAGTCAATGGTCGTGATCGACACCCGCAATGACTATGAATACGAGTTGGGCACTTTCCGCGGCGCGCTCAACCCGAATACCCGCTCCTTTCACGAATTCCCCGACTACCTGCGCGCCCACCAGGAGGAGCTCAACGCCCAGAAGGTCGTGATGTTCTGCACCGGCGGCATTCGCTGCGAAAAAGCCACGCGCTGGATGCTCCAAAACGACTTCGACGAGGTCTACCAGCTCGACGGCGGCGTGCTCAATTATTTCGCCCGCGTCGACGACGCCGACAAGGATTGGGAGGGCGACCTCTTTATCTTCGACGAGCGCGTCGCCCTAGACACAAAGCTCAACGAGACCCCGGCGACCCTGTGCCGAGAATGTGGCTCGCCCATCGCGCGCGACCAGCAGGCGTGCGTGTGTGAGGCGGCGTCGACACAGGCCGGCTAA
- a CDS encoding pyridoxal phosphate-dependent aminotransferase gives MKSQRVEFLKQSDIRRMTRECTRLDGINLGQGICDLPSPPSILEEASKAVLADKSVYSKFEGIDALREALADKLTRYNGLTQVNPDSDIIVTAGATGAFIATLQGLFNPGDEIIVFEPSYGYHINAMRVAGVEASTIALTGPDWKFSAEDLEGARTENTRAILINTPGNPSGKVFSREELTVVADFCKKHDLIAITDEIYEYIIYDGREHISLASLPGMYERTVTISGFSKTFSITGWRLGYAVAPPALSEAIGLVNDLFYICAPTPLQHGVAAGMTRIGDDYYEEMSRDFEKKRDLICGALSDAGLTPNVPQGAYYVLADISSLGCADAKAGAMHLLEKIGVASVPGSAFFSESSETQLTRFCYAKDWATLEEVARRLKSLNA, from the coding sequence ATGAAAAGCCAAAGAGTCGAATTTCTCAAGCAGTCTGATATTCGTCGCATGACGCGTGAGTGCACGCGTCTCGACGGCATTAATCTAGGGCAGGGGATTTGCGACCTTCCCTCACCGCCAAGCATCCTCGAAGAGGCTTCCAAAGCCGTCCTGGCGGATAAAAGCGTCTATAGTAAATTTGAAGGGATCGACGCGCTGCGCGAGGCACTCGCCGACAAGCTCACGCGTTATAACGGGCTGACTCAGGTCAATCCGGACTCCGATATCATCGTGACCGCCGGCGCGACCGGCGCGTTCATCGCCACGCTTCAGGGGCTGTTCAACCCGGGCGACGAGATCATCGTCTTCGAGCCCTCCTACGGCTACCATATCAACGCGATGCGCGTGGCCGGCGTCGAAGCCTCCACGATCGCGCTGACCGGGCCGGATTGGAAATTCAGCGCCGAAGACCTCGAGGGCGCGCGCACCGAGAACACCCGCGCCATCCTCATCAACACGCCGGGCAACCCGTCCGGAAAGGTCTTTAGCCGCGAAGAACTCACGGTCGTTGCCGACTTCTGCAAGAAGCACGATCTGATCGCCATCACCGATGAGATCTACGAATATATTATCTACGACGGGCGCGAGCATATTAGCCTGGCGAGCCTGCCGGGGATGTACGAGCGCACGGTGACGATCTCGGGCTTCTCGAAGACCTTCTCGATCACCGGGTGGCGCCTTGGCTACGCGGTCGCGCCGCCGGCGCTCAGCGAGGCGATCGGGCTGGTCAACGACCTGTTTTATATCTGCGCGCCCACCCCGCTGCAGCATGGCGTGGCGGCCGGGATGACCCGGATCGGCGACGATTATTACGAGGAAATGTCGCGCGATTTTGAGAAAAAGCGCGACCTCATCTGCGGGGCGCTCAGCGACGCCGGGCTCACCCCGAACGTGCCGCAGGGCGCGTATTATGTGCTCGCCGATATCTCCTCGCTGGGATGCGCCGACGCCAAAGCCGGCGCGATGCATCTGCTCGAGAAGATCGGCGTGGCCAGCGTCCCGGGCAGCGCGTTCTTCAGTGAGTCGTCTGAGACGCAGTTGACGCGTTTTTGCTACGCCAAGGACTGGGCGACGTTGGAAGAGGTCGCGCGGCGGCTTAAGAGTTTGAACGCTTAA
- a CDS encoding response regulator, with product MTNETILVVDADTKSQKVLEISFKKAGYRVIITESVSEARRAVESGEPDVIVCDTQFPGASAEDGFSFCKSLRNHPKWRDIPFVFLTEQRSLPEKMRGLEMGADEYLTKPIYIKEVTSRVEFLLNKRAQARLSGGEAEAFKGDLADVTMIDLLQTIGREQRSGSLEIERSTRKGAVYFQEGNILDAQCGKLRGEDALYRLMLWPDGNFRVQYYSNAGRADHILKNSGELLLEGIVRLEQWNDLSAELPPLSSIYEADYQRLPDLLAQLPDEAGRLVRLFDGLRSLRDIVDDSPYDDITTLQIMSRLLSEDVLNRVSDSEQDGQQAPSNLEAWLAGSRGQAAMQLAEPSQAFSGDYVDDLPEGQGHWNVRWGDDVPDDDALVQELHEREAARREEEAKHLLRESGRFRVTVPLDSPAGFGELPEDYDDEAGFRRSTAKIPPVDGEPPGAESVRKRRLTPISAPNAAGGHKPLPADQTSPGIQIARIFDEPEAVEEEQEAPAPAPEQAPVQESVQEEPAHDAPVQDELALEDEPSEARSRTVTDAWEVMLSEVEDAAEESAQPVNEVVDEEDSDASISRRAAAVEEAATVTREASQRLRDTAPMPSAEPAEVEVETPEERSEEDSSVDAPEDATSDAMAPEAAAEAQGAEDDASDEVASDEDAPEAVEPERERRITDELVAADAEQPSEETEHEEINAADIEAVGEGEDAGEEGAAEPDPFARTAVDDQMVVREFDLDDSPNPNRKPRAATATEEEADREDENDDEEAAQEDSSERATLELERVEEDSAAGAAASHPSGDEEDEPVDSPEQPAPEDASLEESSEVVESDSPADTQEDAFFDAGESVEDGWHFEDVPPASNRWKYFTVLAIVVGLTAILIGVYVSEDEVPAPGDAAVAAAVEDEPTAAEEAKEEEAEAPAAVAEATPEVASEADAGEVAGALDAEQATAQAGQDAADVQQTAEEAAAELAAAELAAATLKEEEDAKKLADAQAASAAEKPAAPAKAEPAAGSFAARLSAAEGKLKKGQNAAALTDFRALSSENLGNAKVAYLHGMAAMGTNNYAEAAKVLARAERLGYSNSDIYMDLAAAYQLSGNVSKARSTYEKYLSKHPTGKRADEVRSILERL from the coding sequence GTGACGAACGAAACTATCCTGGTTGTCGATGCCGACACCAAGAGTCAGAAAGTTCTTGAAATCAGCTTTAAGAAGGCTGGATACCGAGTCATCATTACCGAGTCTGTCAGCGAGGCGCGCCGCGCCGTGGAGTCTGGCGAGCCCGATGTGATCGTCTGCGATACTCAATTCCCGGGCGCCTCGGCGGAGGATGGCTTTTCCTTCTGCAAGAGCCTGCGAAATCATCCAAAATGGCGGGACATCCCCTTCGTCTTCTTGACCGAGCAGCGCTCGCTGCCCGAGAAGATGCGCGGCCTCGAGATGGGGGCCGATGAGTATTTGACCAAGCCGATTTATATCAAAGAAGTTACGAGTCGGGTTGAGTTTTTGCTCAACAAACGCGCCCAGGCGCGCTTGAGCGGCGGGGAGGCAGAGGCGTTTAAGGGCGATCTGGCCGACGTCACGATGATCGATTTGCTGCAAACGATCGGGCGGGAGCAGCGCTCCGGCTCGCTCGAGATCGAGCGATCGACCCGCAAGGGCGCGGTGTATTTCCAGGAGGGGAATATCCTCGACGCGCAATGCGGAAAGCTGCGCGGCGAAGACGCGCTATACCGCTTGATGCTCTGGCCCGACGGCAACTTCCGCGTGCAATATTATTCGAACGCGGGGCGCGCCGACCATATCCTTAAAAACTCGGGCGAGCTTCTGCTCGAGGGGATCGTTCGGCTCGAGCAGTGGAATGACCTGAGCGCCGAGCTTCCGCCGCTGAGCAGCATTTATGAGGCGGACTACCAGCGTTTGCCCGACCTCTTGGCGCAACTTCCCGACGAAGCCGGGCGCCTGGTGCGCCTCTTTGACGGGCTGCGCTCGCTGCGCGATATCGTCGACGACAGCCCCTATGACGACATCACAACGCTTCAGATTATGAGCCGTCTGCTCAGCGAGGACGTGTTGAATCGCGTCTCCGACAGCGAGCAAGATGGGCAGCAGGCGCCGTCGAACCTCGAGGCCTGGCTGGCTGGCAGCCGCGGGCAGGCCGCGATGCAGTTGGCCGAGCCTTCGCAGGCATTTAGTGGCGATTATGTCGATGATCTTCCCGAGGGTCAGGGGCATTGGAATGTGCGATGGGGCGACGATGTGCCCGATGACGACGCGTTGGTTCAGGAGCTGCACGAGCGCGAGGCCGCTCGCCGCGAGGAAGAGGCCAAGCACCTGCTGCGCGAGAGCGGTCGCTTCCGCGTGACCGTTCCGCTGGACTCCCCGGCGGGATTTGGCGAGCTGCCCGAGGATTATGATGATGAGGCTGGGTTTCGGCGTAGCACTGCGAAGATTCCTCCGGTGGACGGCGAGCCGCCCGGGGCCGAGTCGGTGCGCAAGCGGCGTTTAACGCCGATCTCTGCCCCCAACGCCGCCGGTGGTCACAAGCCGCTGCCGGCCGATCAAACATCGCCCGGCATCCAGATCGCCCGGATTTTTGACGAGCCCGAGGCCGTCGAGGAAGAGCAAGAAGCGCCGGCGCCGGCTCCCGAACAGGCTCCGGTTCAAGAGTCGGTGCAAGAGGAGCCTGCCCACGACGCGCCGGTTCAAGACGAGCTGGCCCTGGAAGATGAGCCGTCCGAAGCGCGCTCCCGCACGGTCACCGACGCCTGGGAGGTGATGCTTTCGGAGGTCGAAGATGCGGCCGAAGAATCGGCGCAGCCGGTCAATGAGGTCGTGGACGAGGAAGACTCCGACGCGAGCATCAGCCGCCGCGCAGCCGCCGTCGAAGAGGCCGCGACGGTGACGCGCGAAGCCTCGCAGCGCCTGCGCGACACCGCGCCGATGCCGAGCGCGGAGCCTGCTGAAGTCGAGGTTGAGACACCCGAGGAGCGATCCGAGGAAGATTCATCTGTGGACGCGCCCGAAGACGCGACGTCTGACGCGATGGCACCTGAAGCAGCGGCCGAGGCGCAGGGCGCTGAAGACGACGCATCCGACGAGGTTGCATCCGACGAGGACGCGCCCGAAGCCGTGGAGCCCGAGCGTGAGCGTCGGATCACCGATGAGCTCGTCGCCGCCGACGCTGAGCAGCCCTCGGAGGAGACGGAGCACGAAGAGATCAACGCCGCCGACATCGAGGCCGTGGGCGAAGGCGAAGATGCGGGCGAGGAAGGAGCTGCCGAGCCCGACCCGTTCGCGCGCACTGCCGTCGACGATCAGATGGTGGTCCGCGAATTTGACCTCGACGACTCGCCGAATCCGAACCGCAAGCCGCGCGCCGCGACGGCGACCGAAGAGGAGGCTGATCGCGAGGACGAGAACGACGACGAGGAGGCCGCTCAGGAGGATTCGAGCGAGAGAGCGACGCTCGAGTTGGAGCGCGTCGAGGAGGACTCCGCCGCCGGGGCGGCCGCGAGCCACCCGTCTGGCGACGAAGAAGATGAGCCTGTCGACTCGCCTGAACAACCCGCGCCAGAGGATGCATCTCTCGAGGAATCCTCGGAAGTTGTTGAAAGCGACAGCCCCGCAGACACTCAAGAAGACGCATTTTTTGACGCCGGTGAGAGTGTCGAGGACGGATGGCATTTCGAGGACGTTCCCCCGGCGAGCAATCGTTGGAAATATTTCACCGTCCTTGCGATTGTGGTCGGCCTGACGGCGATTCTCATCGGGGTCTATGTATCCGAAGACGAGGTGCCGGCGCCCGGCGATGCTGCGGTCGCCGCCGCGGTCGAGGATGAACCGACTGCGGCTGAGGAGGCCAAAGAAGAGGAGGCCGAAGCGCCCGCGGCGGTCGCCGAGGCGACGCCCGAAGTCGCGAGTGAAGCAGACGCCGGCGAGGTGGCCGGGGCGCTCGACGCCGAGCAGGCGACGGCGCAGGCCGGCCAAGACGCTGCGGATGTGCAGCAGACCGCAGAAGAGGCGGCCGCTGAACTCGCCGCCGCCGAGCTCGCCGCGGCCACGCTCAAAGAGGAAGAAGACGCCAAGAAATTGGCGGACGCGCAGGCCGCTTCGGCTGCCGAGAAGCCCGCCGCCCCGGCCAAAGCTGAACCCGCCGCGGGCTCCTTCGCCGCGCGTCTTTCGGCGGCCGAAGGGAAGCTTAAAAAAGGTCAGAACGCCGCGGCCCTCACTGACTTCCGCGCCCTTAGTAGCGAGAATCTGGGCAACGCGAAGGTCGCCTATCTTCACGGCATGGCCGCGATGGGCACCAATAATTACGCCGAAGCCGCCAAGGTCCTCGCCCGCGCCGAGCGCCTGGGCTATTCCAATAGCGATATTTATATGGACCTGGCCGCCGCCTACCAACTCAGCGGCAATGTCAGCAAGGCGCGCAGCACCTACGAGAAGTATTTGAGCAAGCATCCGACCGGCAAGCGCGCCGACGAGGTTCGTTCGATCCTTGAGCGCTTGTGA
- the tsaD gene encoding tRNA (adenosine(37)-N6)-threonylcarbamoyltransferase complex transferase subunit TsaD, whose translation MLILTLESSCDETSAAVIKDGRVLSNAVASQIPIHARYGGVVPELASRNHIRDIHPVIDQAIAGAGITLEQIDGYAVTCGPGLVGSLLVGVETAKGLAFAYDRPCVGLNHLEGHLTTVLLDLDEVDSPEFPYIGMIVSGGHTDIYIVHALGQYTLLGRTRDDAAGEAFDKVAKMLGIPYPGGAEIDRLAANGNPKAIKFPRPMAHHDNLDFSFSGLKTAVMQYTEAHGMPADDAALADLCASFQQAVVDVLLLKVMRAAKTHGIPRIVLSGGVACNRQLRKELREAGERDGVEVFIAPASLCTDNAAMLGAVAAHYLGQVDLDHFSAHDLKARGNMPLGESLRNPARVHN comes from the coding sequence ATGTTAATCCTCACGCTTGAATCCAGTTGCGACGAGACCTCCGCGGCCGTCATCAAGGACGGCCGCGTCCTCTCGAACGCGGTGGCCAGCCAGATCCCGATCCACGCGCGCTACGGCGGCGTGGTGCCGGAGCTCGCGTCGCGCAATCATATCCGCGACATCCATCCGGTCATCGACCAGGCGATCGCCGGCGCCGGGATTACGCTCGAGCAGATCGACGGCTACGCGGTGACCTGCGGGCCCGGGCTCGTCGGCAGTCTTCTGGTCGGCGTCGAAACCGCCAAGGGCCTGGCGTTTGCCTATGACCGCCCCTGCGTCGGGCTCAATCACCTCGAAGGCCACCTGACCACGGTGCTGCTCGACCTCGATGAGGTCGATTCTCCGGAGTTTCCCTATATCGGGATGATCGTCAGCGGCGGGCACACCGATATCTATATCGTCCATGCGTTGGGCCAATATACCCTGCTCGGGCGCACGCGCGACGACGCGGCCGGTGAGGCCTTTGATAAGGTCGCGAAAATGCTCGGGATTCCCTATCCGGGAGGCGCCGAGATCGACCGCCTCGCGGCCAACGGGAACCCCAAGGCGATCAAATTCCCGCGCCCCATGGCCCACCACGATAACCTTGATTTCTCCTTCTCGGGGCTCAAGACCGCGGTCATGCAATATACCGAGGCCCACGGGATGCCCGCGGATGACGCGGCCCTGGCCGACCTCTGCGCGTCCTTCCAGCAGGCGGTGGTCGACGTCTTGCTGCTCAAGGTGATGCGCGCGGCCAAGACCCACGGGATCCCGCGCATCGTGCTCTCGGGCGGCGTCGCCTGTAATCGCCAATTGCGCAAAGAATTGCGCGAGGCCGGCGAGCGCGACGGGGTCGAAGTTTTCATTGCGCCGGCTTCGCTTTGCACCGACAATGCCGCTATGCTCGGCGCCGTGGCGGCTCATTATTTGGGCCAGGTTGACCTCGACCACTTCTCGGCGCATGATCTTAAGGCCCGCGGAAATATGCCGCTCGGCGAGAGCCTGCGCAATCCGGCGCGCGTGCATAATTAA
- a CDS encoding CopD family protein yields MHSSWFLAFHIIGIIMWMGGLFGLTMHAAIHTKLKDAPLDEMAGYETKSYFMGALPGMILTVGAGLALLFGNPAGVGYFLKADGIYGTTFHVKLLLVVILIVIDQVFLYKMRTFHKNGVGNRKAFMAMHGSIGLCFIIIVILMMTRVLA; encoded by the coding sequence ATGCATAGCAGTTGGTTTTTGGCGTTTCATATCATCGGTATTATCATGTGGATGGGCGGACTCTTTGGGCTCACCATGCACGCGGCCATTCACACCAAGTTGAAAGACGCGCCGCTTGACGAGATGGCGGGCTACGAGACCAAGTCCTATTTTATGGGCGCGCTCCCCGGAATGATCCTCACCGTCGGCGCCGGGTTGGCGCTGCTCTTTGGCAACCCCGCCGGCGTTGGGTATTTTCTTAAGGCCGACGGGATTTATGGCACGACCTTCCACGTTAAGTTGCTGCTGGTCGTCATCTTGATCGTCATTGACCAGGTCTTTCTCTATAAAATGCGCACCTTCCACAAAAACGGCGTCGGCAATCGCAAGGCGTTTATGGCGATGCACGGCTCCATCGGGCTGTGCTTCATCATCATCGTGATCCTGATGATGACGCGCGTGCTCGCTTAA